The following DNA comes from Candidatus Hydrogenedentota bacterium.
CAGCCGGAAGGCTGGGAAATCCTGCCGGGCGGAACCCTCATGGTCACGCCCGATGGAAAAGACCTGAAGACGAACGCCACGTTCGCCGACGCGCGGCTGCACATCGAGTTCCGTACACCGTTGCTGCCCTCGGCGCGGGGTCAGCAGCGCGGCAACAGCGGCGTGTTTCTGCAGGACACCTACGAAGTACAGGTCCTGGACAGCTACGGTCTCGACGGCTTCTACAACGAGTGCGGCGCGCTGTACAAGGTCTCGGCGCCCAACGTGAACGCCTGCGCGCCGCCGTTGCAGTGGCAGACCTATGACATTACCTATCGCGCGCCGCGCTACGATGCCGCGGGCGCGCTGGTAGAGTACCCGCGCATGACCGTGTATCACAATGGCGTACTCATTCAAAACGAGCAGGAGATGCGCTGGCGCACGGACTGGAAGGAAAAGGATCGCCTGCAGCCGCCGCCGACGGAACCGCTGCCCATCCGGCTGCAGGCCCATCACAACTACGTGCAGTTCCGTAATATCTGGATCGTGGACCTGCGCGGGAAATAGCCGTGCGGCAAGGTATGCGCCTTACACGCCGAACTGGTTCAGGTGGTGCTCGAAGTGGCGCACGTGGAAACGGGCCCATGCGCGGGCGCTGAGCATGCCGAAGAACGGGTGCACGACGGCGGGCAGCGCGCCTGCCTCGCGGCGGTCCAGGTACTCATCGAGCGCGCGGCACAGAGCGTCGAGACTGCCCTCGGGCATGGAAGAGGCGGCCCCGTGTTGCCGCGGCAGGCGGACATTGCGCGGAATTGCCACAAGTCCGTACAGAATAAGCGGACGGAAGACCCAGCGGCTTCTCCAGTTCGCACGCGAGGGCAGCGGCGGATACTCGCCCATCGAGTACCGCAGCGTTGTTGCCAGGTGCCCAAACAATTGAGCGGGATTCATGCTCCCCCAGCGCGGCGCCGCATTCGCGGGCAGACACGACAACCGGTCCCTTGCATGCGCGGCGTATGTACGGTCCAGACTCGCCACGGGCGCCTACAACTCCGGCAGGCAGCGCTCTTCCACCACGACGGTGAAAACAGCCTGATTGGATGCATCCACGTCCAGTGCGACTTGTGCTTCGGTAATCACCGGCAGCGTAATGGTCCCCGGATTGGGTTTCAGGATGCGCAGGCGAATTACCACCTGTTCAGGAAACGATTCCATAACCTGCACATCCGGCCCGAGCGCGGCGTAACCGCTGTTCGGAAACGCAAAAGTACCTCGTAAATGCCACGTCGCGTCCGTGAGGTTGTCTTTGGTCAAATGCCCCGTGAGTCCGTACGGGCCTTCGACCGCGTAGCCGAAGGGGCCCGAAAGCGGTATCAGCGTCACGGGCAATTCGGGATTGCCGCAAGGACAGCCGGCGAGTGCCGCCGACCCAGCAATCGCTGTCAGCATCAGTGTCCACCGCATACTCACGACTTTCTCTCCCTTTTCTTATATTCTTCGCACATCGCTCACTATCATAACATACCTTGGCGCGGCGGGATGGTTGCGCTGCTCCGATTTTTTCGATGGCGCGCAAGCGGTTTTTCTGTTATAACTTGAGCGGAACATCGTATAATATCAGGACGTGAAGAATGCTTGACATTTGGAGCGGACTGGAGTAAACTGTTTACAAACTGGACGGATTTAACGTTACTGTCGCCGGTCCAAGAGCCAGAGTTTGCGTGGTTTGGAGAGGAGGAAGCTACCTTGAAGCACATTTTCTGCGTGTCCAGTCGGAAGCCGAGACCTGCCGAGCTTTGGCAGGATGTTCTCTGCCAGGTCGTCATGGCGCTCAACGCGATTATTGAGGCTTTCGGCGGTTCTGCCCCTCTTGTGGGCCTTATCAACAGCAAGTGCGAAATTCCGACTCCCAACGATACAGGCGATCAGGGGACTACCTGACCGCGCTGCAGCGCCCTCGGATGGGAAACGACGTGGCTGTAATCGAGCGGGAGTCAAGGCTGCACGAACTCAGCACGGAACGGGTTCTTGGAGGGCCGCAACGGAGGGCCGCTGTGGGTGCGGGCCGCCGGGAAAACTCTTGACAAGAAACAGCTATTCGCGCATACTAGGAAGGACTTGACGCAGGCCCGCGCGGCGCGGCGCCCGCGATTATCACATGTTGCCGACAGGGCGGTCCGAAACCGCCGGGAAGGTTGACGCCATGTGGATGAAATGGTCAAGAACGTTTGGGCTTGTGGGACTTCTGGCTTGTCTGGCGGTAGTGTTCGCCGGATGCCCCTGTATCGGAGGTCCCATTATCATCCGGGATCCCGCGTTGGAGTCCGCGATACGTGCCTCGTTAGGCCAGCCGTTCGGGTGTCTTACGAAGAGCGACCTGCTGCGCGTAACGGAGATCCAGGGGGCCGGTCTGAACATTCGGACGCTGGACGGCCTGGAGAACTGCACAAACCTGACAATCCTGAACGTCAAGGACAACCAAATCCAGTCGATCACGTCGCTGACGACCTTGTTCAATCTGGAATTCCTCGACTTGGGTTATAACCAGATTACGAATATCGAGCCGTTGGCGGGTCTGTTCTTCCTGGATGAACTGTATCTGGACGGGAACGACATTTTTGATCTGAGCGCGCTAGTCGCCAACGCGGTCAACGGCGGTCTGGGCGATGGCGACACGCTTGTGCTGCCGGACAGCATTCTCGACGGCGGAGGGGAAGTACAGGAACCCTATGTTGACGACGTGAGCACGCTCCAGCAGGCGGGCGTACAGGTGTTTGTCGAGCAGCGTCCCGAGGCCGGTTCGTGACGTTTGCGGCCGAGGGACCCCACGTGGCCGGCCGTCCCGGCGCGAGGGCGGATGCACCGCCCGGCGGCGGGAACGTCGTAACCAGAGCGTTGAGGTGATTGGTATGACGAAGATGATGCCGGGGGCGCAGGTGCTGCTATTGGCCGTCGCGTTGCTTGCCTTGTCCGGTTGTCCGCAGCCGCAACTCAGCCTCACGCCGCGCGCCCTCGATTTCGGTAACACTTCCGTCACGCGTGTCTTCACGATTTTCAATTCGGGCGGGGGCGTGCTGGACTGGTCGGTTGAGGAGGTCGCGCGCGCCAACGCGGATGCGCCGTGGATCACGCAGGACGTGCCGTGGCTTGCGGTCGATCCGGTCTCGGGCAGCGCAACGACCGAAACGGACCGCGTGACGCTGACAGCCGACCGGAGCGGTCAACCTGTGGGCGTCTACAACAACACGGGCGTGCGGGTCGTTTCGAGCGCGGGCGCGGAAGTCATTCCCGTGGCGATGACCATTTCCCCCACCCTGCTGGTTGCACCCACGCTTTTCACGCTGGCGGGCACCACTCTCAGCACGTCGTTCACCGTTCAGAACACGGGCGCGACCGCGGCGTCCTGGCAGGTGCTGTATGTGCCGGACCCCGGCGCCCCCGCGGAGACACAGCCACTTCCGCCCGGCATCACGGCGGCGCCTGCGAGCGGATCGACGGCGCCAGCCGCTCAGACCGCCGTCACGGTCAGCTGGCCGGAGGGGCAAGACGACTTCTACCTCCTCGTGGAATCGGCCGCGGGTTCACATTTGCTGACGTTCAAGTTCGGCGCGCAGTTGCAGGGGCTTGAAGTCACGCCTTCGCCGCTGACCTTGTACGTGGACGCGCAGTCGGTGGACGCCGAAGAGGCAGTTCCGCAAATCGCGAGCATCCTGCATATCCGTAATATTGGCGCCATCGAACGCCCGTGGCTCGTGAAGGTGGTGAACCGGCTGAATCCGAATGCGGGCGCCGCGATCAGCGTCGCGCCGGCATCCGGTACCACCCTGCCCGCGCAGGAAAGCGAAGTGGAGGTGGCGGTGTCCGACCCACGCGGCATTATCGCGGGCAGCGGCGCCTACGACCTCATCATTTCGTCCGGCGACGAGTCGCTCGTGGTGCCTGTTGTGGTCGAGATCCTGCCCATCCCGGTTGTCGAGATATCAGACGCGCCGAATCCGGAAGATGCCTTTCCGACGGTCGAGCCTATCGACACGCTCGATTTCGGGCGCGAAGAACTGCAGAAGGAATTCTGGGTTGTCAATACCGGGTCGCGCGGGTCGCGTCTTTACTTCCGCGTCACGTACGAGGGCCAAGGCCTGACGAACCCGCTCATCGCGGGCGTAGACCCGGTCCAGGGGGACNNNNNNNNNNNNNNNNNNNNNNNNNNNNNNNNNNNNNNNNNNNNNNNNNNNNNNNNNNNNNNNNNNNNNNNNNNNNNNNNNNNNNNNNNNNNNNNNNNNNCGGGCGTAGACCCGGTCCAGGGGGACACGACCGGTTCGGACCGGGATTTCTATATTCCCGAATTCCAGGACTACGTGGACGGCGTGCCGGTGCAGGTCACGGTCGACCGCAATAATATGACCGAGGATGTCGAGGTCAAGACGATCACGGTCCAGGCGTTTGACCCTGATTTTCAGGCTCCGCTCGACATCGTGGAGGAAAAGACCATCCAGGTCCGCGTGGAACGGCCGCCGCTGCGCATGGAGGGCACGCTCAACCGGAGCCGCCCGCCGTATGTGGAGCGGTTCGTGCTCATGCTGCGGGACACGACGGGCCGCGTGATCCCCACGCGGACAGCCGAGGACTTGGAACATCTCGAGTTTCTTGTATATGAAGATGAGGTCCTCTTGGACCGGGATGAAACGAACCAGTTTGTCAGCCTGCCGGACGACCTTCGCGTGAACCTCGTTATTATGTTGGATTTCACGGGCAGCATGTACCATGCGGGCACGGAAGCGGCCGTAAATCCGCTGGAGCCCGGCGAAGCTATCGGGATTATGAAACGCGCCGCCGGGTTGTTCCTGGATGATCTCCCCGCGAGTTACCGCGTCGCGCTCATGTACTACAACGACCGTCAGCAACCGACACGGATCCTTCATCAGTTTACGACGGACAAGGCGTCGCTCAAGGCGGCGCTCGAGGAATTCACCCTGCCGGAAGCGCAGCATGGCGTTTCCACCGTCCGCGACGCGCTCATCGACGCCATGGGCGTGTTGCAGGAAGAAGACCCCGAAGAGACATTGCCTTTCGATGATGCCGACGTGCGCGCCGTTGTTTACATCACGGACGGGGTGGACAACGCCTCCGCAGCGTCGCAGAACGACGTGCTGGCGTTTGCGGAGGAGACGCGCGTGCGCCTCTATCCTGTTGCGTACAGCGCCAATGGCGAAGCGATCAACAGTGCGGACTTGGTGGTTCAGGCCAGCGATTCCGGCGGTCATCTCTACTATGCGAACAGAGTAGAGGACCTGACCCGTGTGCTGGGCAGCGAGCGCAGCCTCGTTCTGGAACCCAGCGGGTTATCGGGGAGCAACCTCGTCTACTTCAACGTGGCGAACATCGGCGTCAATAATTTGGATTGGAGCCTCGGCGTTACCCTCGGCCAGGACTGGATATCGAGTGTTGCGCCGTCCGGCGCCATCCTGTTGCCGGGCGAATCCATCCCCGTCGCGGTTAATCTGAATCCCGCGGCGCTGCCGCTCGGCCAGCGGGTGGAAGGAGAGATAGGTGTGACCTCGGCGGATGGCGCGGCGAAGGTCATCTTGCACATGACGCCCGCCGACGACGGCATGGGGGGCGTTCTGGCTTCCGATGTCAGCGTGTCGCTGGAAGACGAACCGGGCGTGCTGTGGAACGACCTACGGAATCAGGTCGTGTTCACGTATATCACGCCCAAGGAAGTTGCGTTCGACTACCGGCTGGTTGCGCGGTATGTCCCCGAGACCGGCCCGGCGATCCAGGGTCAGTTCCAGCGCGATGGCATGTTCTACCCGGGCGACGTGCTTGCCGGGCAGATTGCCATGACGACCACCGGGATCATGGAAGACTTGCGCGCCGAGACGCCCGAAGAGTCGGTGCGCGCCGAGGTCTTCGTGCGGACCGACTATGTGCCGCGCAACGTGAACCGGTTCCGGATGCGTTTCTTCACGTCGCTGGCGGATGGCGCGCCCGCGGGCGCCGCGGGTGCCTTGGCCGCTGCGCGGATGCGGGTCCAGCTCGCGCCGGGCGGCCTGCTCGACACGCGCGACGCGTTTTCTTCCGGCTGGCGCCTGATCTCCGAGGGCAACGGCGTGTATTTGCTGCTTACGGAGGAATCGAACTACCTGCCGTACGGGGCTTTCGGCAATCTGCTGAAGATTACCTTTACGGG
Coding sequences within:
- a CDS encoding DUF1080 domain-containing protein → MVLKHSVACCCVWTLIAAQALAMAPLFAALTVEEQFPAEPDPLMGDWVGRWSAEEDIDPDIAAQVFPLGRNRYRINLVPKLDMRCPPLLVVEVEKTGDTLAFKEGGYYGEFRGETCTGGKRAGGATFEMKKVMRLSPALGEKPPEGAVVLFDGTNLDSWQQPEGWEILPGGTLMVTPDGKDLKTNATFADARLHIEFRTPLLPSARGQQRGNSGVFLQDTYEVQVLDSYGLDGFYNECGALYKVSAPNVNACAPPLQWQTYDITYRAPRYDAAGALVEYPRMTVYHNGVLIQNEQEMRWRTDWKEKDRLQPPPTEPLPIRLQAHHNYVQFRNIWIVDLRGK
- a CDS encoding DUF1569 domain-containing protein; protein product: MASLDRTYAAHARDRLSCLPANAAPRWGSMNPAQLFGHLATTLRYSMGEYPPLPSRANWRSRWVFRPLILYGLVAIPRNVRLPRQHGAASSMPEGSLDALCRALDEYLDRREAGALPAVVHPFFGMLSARAWARFHVRHFEHHLNQFGV